From a region of the Nonlabens sp. Hel1_33_55 genome:
- a CDS encoding AIR synthase related protein: MSKEISKRYAQRGVSAGKEDVHNAIKNVDKGLFPQAFCKIVPDYLTGSEDHCLIMHADGAGTKSSLAYTYWKETGDLSVWKGIAQDALIMNIDDLLCVGATENILLSSTIGRNKNLIPGEVISAIINGTEELIADLKSHGVEIISTGGETADVGDLVRTIIVDSTITARMKRSDVIDNANIKAGDVIVGLTSYGQANYESSYNGGMGSNGLTSARHDVFNKAIAQKYPESFDAAVPEELVYSGSKNLVDRVEGSELDAGKLVLSPTRTYAPIIKKILSTVDKNQLHGMVHCSGGAQTKILHFVDQLHIIKDNLFQLPPLFKMIQEESKTDWKEMYQVFNMGHRMELYVDPSIAQEIIEISKSFNVPAQIVGRVEASDSKKLTIKSEFGTFEY; encoded by the coding sequence ATGAGCAAAGAAATTTCCAAAAGATATGCCCAGCGAGGCGTTAGTGCCGGTAAGGAAGATGTACATAATGCTATCAAGAATGTGGACAAAGGCTTGTTCCCACAAGCTTTCTGTAAAATCGTTCCGGATTATTTGACTGGCTCTGAAGATCACTGTCTCATCATGCATGCAGATGGTGCAGGAACAAAATCCAGTCTAGCATATACCTACTGGAAAGAAACTGGAGATCTATCGGTTTGGAAGGGAATTGCACAAGATGCGTTGATCATGAATATTGACGACCTACTTTGTGTGGGCGCTACAGAAAACATTCTCTTGTCAAGTACTATAGGACGCAATAAAAACCTAATTCCTGGCGAAGTCATCAGTGCCATTATCAATGGAACTGAAGAACTCATTGCAGATCTCAAATCCCACGGCGTTGAAATTATTTCTACAGGCGGCGAGACGGCAGACGTCGGTGATCTAGTGCGTACAATTATTGTAGACTCCACGATAACCGCTAGAATGAAACGTAGCGATGTGATTGATAATGCCAACATTAAAGCTGGAGATGTAATTGTAGGCCTTACCAGTTACGGTCAAGCCAATTATGAATCTTCATACAATGGCGGCATGGGAAGCAATGGTCTTACCAGTGCGAGACATGATGTTTTCAATAAAGCAATAGCCCAAAAATATCCAGAGAGTTTTGACGCTGCAGTTCCTGAAGAACTCGTCTATTCTGGTTCTAAAAATTTGGTTGATCGAGTTGAAGGAAGTGAATTGGATGCTGGTAAACTGGTGCTCTCTCCTACACGCACCTATGCACCCATCATCAAAAAGATACTGAGTACCGTTGATAAAAATCAGCTACATGGGATGGTACACTGTAGTGGTGGTGCACAAACTAAAATTCTTCATTTTGTAGATCAGCTGCATATTATAAAAGACAATCTTTTTCAATTACCACCATTGTTCAAGATGATTCAAGAAGAGTCTAAAACCGACTGGAAGGAAATGTATCAAGTATTCAATATGGGACATCGTATGGAACTCTATGTTGATCCATCCATTGCACAAGAAATCATTGAAATATCAAAGTCCTTTAATGTTCCAGCTCAAATTGTAGGACGTGTCGAGGCGAGTGATTCTAAAAAACTGACTATCAAAAGTGAGTTTGGAACTTTTGAATATTGA
- a CDS encoding DUF3352 domain-containing protein: MKKKIIWITILLVIGFLVYQAIQFFIVKQDNINSIYLIPSDAIFFFEMDEPISNLKTLSKSEIWDHFQTNEQIHEMSAALNAIDSMFQSETDLFEVIGDRDLIVSTHMIKRDDYGFLYIVDLGKLSRLNLIKKNINQFLSDGFKVTKRSFENVELTEITDQESYETLTIGFIENQMIASYTGNLVEKSITEYQSPTIGRDLQFLEVQHQVKQNDLLRFYLNHKMIKDYYRIFSNEPSENIDLLTNAFTFSGWSIDEKNDKLLTATGATTSGATTISLIRALEKSGTTTRDITEVIPESTAFFVSFAFEEFKDLHDNFYDLVSTSNPETLKTYEDGKKRVEKFLDISLEHDFYEWVDDEIAFATCLPAGRKQFLNGDEEQEGLVIVLKSKDVDVSTASLNKIQKQIRKRTPVKFKTVTYRDYQINYLEIKGFFKLILGSMFERIEKPYYTTIDDYVVFSNSPKTLKLFIDSYEERKTLARNDYFIDFEDEFYSSSNVFLYVNTNLALAAGKGFLTTESKELLAKEEPFFSQLTQIGVELIAVEDRFDSKLALHYDKEYDLDAIRLEEKYRNQPMDFITVKDEIDSETIFRIDIFPNDFTASRYETKYSNGKTKSRVSLKDGKPDGVFKEYYANGDLKISGRYKKGEQTGTWKVYGRDGKLFYKRKY, from the coding sequence ATGAAAAAGAAAATCATCTGGATCACAATCCTTTTAGTAATAGGATTTCTAGTATATCAAGCCATCCAGTTTTTTATAGTCAAGCAGGACAACATAAATTCCATTTATCTGATACCTTCAGATGCGATTTTCTTTTTTGAGATGGATGAACCTATTTCTAATCTAAAGACACTTTCCAAAAGTGAGATCTGGGATCATTTCCAGACTAATGAGCAGATTCATGAAATGAGTGCAGCGCTCAATGCGATTGACTCCATGTTTCAGTCAGAAACTGATTTGTTTGAGGTCATTGGTGATCGTGACTTAATTGTGAGTACGCACATGATCAAGCGCGATGATTATGGTTTTCTATATATCGTCGATCTAGGTAAGCTTTCCAGACTCAATTTGATTAAGAAAAACATCAATCAGTTTTTAAGCGATGGTTTCAAAGTAACTAAACGCAGTTTTGAAAACGTGGAACTGACTGAAATCACAGATCAGGAGTCTTATGAGACCTTAACCATAGGGTTTATAGAAAACCAGATGATCGCATCCTACACCGGCAATCTAGTAGAAAAAAGCATCACCGAATATCAAAGCCCTACCATAGGTCGTGATCTACAATTCCTAGAGGTACAACATCAGGTTAAGCAAAATGATCTTTTAAGGTTTTACTTGAATCATAAAATGATCAAGGACTACTACCGTATTTTCTCCAATGAACCTAGCGAAAATATAGACCTGCTCACCAATGCTTTTACCTTTTCAGGATGGAGTATTGATGAGAAGAATGACAAGTTACTTACCGCTACAGGTGCGACGACTAGTGGCGCTACGACGATTAGTTTAATACGAGCCTTAGAGAAAAGTGGTACGACAACTCGTGATATTACAGAGGTGATTCCTGAAAGTACGGCATTTTTCGTCAGCTTCGCTTTTGAGGAATTTAAGGACTTGCACGACAATTTTTATGATTTAGTTTCTACCTCAAATCCTGAAACGCTCAAGACTTATGAAGATGGTAAAAAGCGTGTAGAGAAGTTTCTTGACATTTCACTAGAGCATGATTTTTACGAATGGGTAGATGATGAGATCGCTTTCGCGACCTGCCTGCCGGCAGGCAGGAAGCAATTCCTGAATGGAGATGAAGAACAAGAAGGTCTGGTTATCGTGCTCAAGTCAAAAGATGTTGACGTGAGCACTGCAAGTTTGAACAAGATCCAGAAGCAAATCAGAAAGCGCACGCCGGTCAAGTTCAAGACGGTAACCTATCGCGATTATCAGATCAATTATTTAGAAATCAAGGGCTTTTTCAAACTGATTTTGGGAAGCATGTTTGAGCGTATCGAGAAACCCTATTACACAACCATCGATGATTACGTGGTGTTTAGTAACTCGCCTAAAACATTGAAACTCTTTATTGATTCTTATGAAGAAAGAAAAACGCTGGCAAGAAATGATTATTTCATAGATTTTGAAGATGAATTTTACTCCAGTAGTAATGTGTTTCTCTATGTGAATACCAATCTAGCACTAGCCGCGGGAAAAGGATTCTTGACAACAGAGTCTAAAGAATTACTTGCTAAAGAAGAACCGTTTTTCTCACAATTGACACAGATAGGTGTGGAATTAATCGCGGTAGAAGATAGGTTTGATTCAAAGCTGGCGCTACATTATGATAAGGAATATGATCTGGATGCAATACGACTGGAAGAAAAATATAGGAATCAGCCCATGGATTTTATTACAGTCAAGGATGAAATTGATTCTGAAACAATCTTCAGAATTGACATTTTCCCGAATGATTTTACCGCGAGCCGTTATGAAACCAAGTACTCGAATGGTAAAACTAAATCAAGAGTTTCACTAAAGGACGGCAAACCAGATGGTGTGTTTAAAGAATACTACGCTAACGGCGATCTTAAGATTTCTGGTCGCTACAAGAAAGGAGAACAAACCGGCACATGGAAAGTATACGGCCGTGATGGGAAGCTATTTTATAAACGAAAATATTAG
- the prfA gene encoding peptide chain release factor 1, whose protein sequence is MLDKLNIVKTRFDEVNDLIIQPDIIQDQKRYVSLTKEYKDLKDLMDKREIYMELTANKTEAEEIIADGSDPDMAEMAQMQLDEANEAIPKLEEEIRMMMIPKDPEDAKNAVMEIRAGTGGDEASIFAGDLYRMYEKYCSTKGWSTNVVDTSHGTSGGFKEIIFEVNGPDVYGTLKFEAGVHRVQRVPQTETQGRVHTSAATVMVLPEAEEFDVQLDMSEVRIERTTSTGPGGQSVNTTYSAIKLHHEPTGMIVSCQDEKSSHKNLEKALKVLRSRLYEIELAKKMEADSALRKTMVSSGDRSAKIRTYNYPQGRVTDHRINLTLYDLDNIINGDVQKIIDELQLVDNTEKMQMNDDGI, encoded by the coding sequence ATGCTAGATAAATTAAACATAGTAAAAACGAGGTTTGACGAGGTCAATGATCTGATCATCCAGCCCGATATCATTCAGGACCAGAAGCGCTACGTCTCGCTGACAAAGGAATATAAGGATCTCAAAGATCTTATGGACAAGCGGGAAATCTATATGGAATTGACTGCAAATAAAACCGAAGCTGAGGAGATTATCGCAGATGGTAGCGATCCAGACATGGCCGAAATGGCTCAAATGCAGCTAGACGAAGCAAATGAAGCGATACCAAAACTGGAAGAGGAAATCAGAATGATGATGATCCCTAAAGATCCAGAAGATGCCAAAAATGCCGTGATGGAAATACGCGCAGGAACTGGTGGTGATGAAGCGAGTATTTTTGCGGGTGATCTTTACAGAATGTACGAGAAATACTGCTCCACTAAAGGTTGGAGCACCAATGTGGTAGATACAAGTCATGGAACCAGCGGCGGTTTCAAGGAAATTATTTTTGAAGTCAATGGCCCTGATGTTTACGGCACCCTAAAATTTGAAGCTGGTGTGCATCGTGTACAACGTGTGCCACAAACCGAAACTCAAGGTCGTGTTCATACCAGTGCAGCCACAGTAATGGTTTTACCAGAAGCGGAAGAGTTTGACGTACAACTTGATATGAGCGAGGTGCGTATTGAACGCACAACGTCAACTGGACCTGGTGGACAGTCTGTAAATACAACCTATTCTGCTATCAAATTACATCACGAACCTACGGGCATGATCGTGAGCTGTCAGGATGAAAAATCATCACATAAGAACCTTGAAAAAGCATTGAAAGTATTGCGTTCTCGATTGTATGAGATTGAGTTAGCAAAGAAAATGGAAGCCGATAGCGCCTTGCGTAAAACCATGGTAAGTTCTGGTGACCGTAGTGCAAAGATCAGAACCTACAATTACCCACAAGGTCGTGTGACTGATCACCGCATCAATCTAACGTTATATGATCTGGATAACATCATCAACGGTGACGTTCAAAAGATCATTGATGAGCTGCAACTAGTAGACAACACAGAGAAGATGCAAATGAATGATGATGGTATCTAA
- a CDS encoding acyl-CoA carboxylase subunit beta, whose protein sequence is MDLDFNKNEDHNKLLVSDLRQRFAKVRLGGGEKRIAKHHSKGKMTARERINYLLDDEDKAVEIGAFAGDGMYAEHGGCPSGGVVVKIGHVSGKQVIVVANDATVKAGAWFPITGKKNLRAQEIAMENRLPIIYLVDSAGVYLPMQDEIFPDKEHFGRIFRNNAVMSSMGITQIAAVMGSCVAGGAYLPIMSDEAMIVDKTGSIFLAGSYLVKAAIGESIDNETLGGATTHCEISGVTDYKAKDDKDALERIKSVMGKIGDFDKAGFNKIKATKPAKDPQEIYGVLPRERSAQYDMMEIIERIIDADSFDEYKAGYGQTIINGYARINGWSVGIVANQRKIVKTKKGEMQFGGVIYSDSADKSTRFIANCNQKKIPLVFLQDVTGFMVGSKSEHGGIIKDGAKMVSAVSNSVVPKFTIVIGNSYGAGNYAMCGKAYDPRLIVAWPSAELAVMSGNSAAKVLMQIEKASMEKSGKKLSEEEEKELFAKTKDRYDDQVSPYYAAARIWTDAVIDPIDTRKWISMGIEAANHAPITKDFNLGVIQT, encoded by the coding sequence ATGGACTTAGACTTCAACAAGAACGAAGATCACAATAAATTATTAGTGTCAGATTTACGACAAAGATTTGCCAAAGTCCGCCTGGGCGGTGGTGAGAAGCGCATCGCAAAACACCATTCCAAAGGAAAAATGACAGCCAGAGAGCGCATCAACTACTTATTAGATGATGAAGACAAAGCGGTGGAAATAGGAGCCTTTGCAGGTGATGGAATGTACGCAGAACACGGCGGCTGTCCCAGCGGTGGCGTTGTGGTCAAGATAGGTCATGTGTCAGGAAAACAGGTAATTGTTGTGGCAAATGACGCCACGGTAAAAGCTGGAGCGTGGTTCCCTATTACTGGTAAGAAAAACTTGCGTGCTCAGGAAATTGCTATGGAAAATAGGCTGCCCATCATCTATCTAGTGGATAGTGCTGGGGTTTATCTGCCCATGCAGGATGAGATTTTTCCTGATAAGGAGCACTTCGGTCGCATTTTTAGAAATAATGCGGTCATGAGCAGTATGGGAATTACCCAGATTGCTGCAGTTATGGGAAGCTGTGTCGCTGGTGGAGCCTATTTGCCTATCATGAGCGATGAGGCGATGATTGTAGATAAAACCGGTAGTATTTTTCTAGCAGGAAGCTACTTAGTAAAAGCAGCCATAGGAGAATCCATCGATAATGAAACGCTAGGCGGCGCGACCACTCACTGTGAGATTAGTGGTGTTACTGATTATAAAGCCAAAGACGACAAAGATGCTCTTGAAAGAATCAAAAGCGTGATGGGTAAAATTGGCGATTTTGATAAAGCTGGATTCAATAAAATAAAGGCAACAAAGCCTGCCAAGGATCCGCAAGAAATATACGGTGTGTTACCACGAGAGCGCAGCGCGCAATATGATATGATGGAAATCATTGAGCGTATTATTGATGCAGATTCCTTTGACGAGTACAAAGCTGGGTACGGCCAGACCATTATTAATGGTTATGCTCGTATCAATGGCTGGTCAGTTGGAATCGTTGCCAATCAACGCAAAATTGTAAAGACTAAGAAAGGTGAGATGCAATTCGGCGGTGTGATCTACAGTGATAGTGCTGATAAATCGACAAGATTCATAGCCAATTGTAATCAAAAGAAAATACCGTTAGTTTTTTTACAGGATGTTACTGGTTTTATGGTAGGATCTAAAAGTGAACATGGTGGTATCATAAAAGATGGTGCTAAAATGGTGAGTGCGGTTTCTAATAGCGTCGTACCAAAATTTACGATTGTGATAGGTAACAGTTACGGAGCAGGAAACTATGCGATGTGTGGTAAAGCTTACGATCCACGATTGATAGTCGCGTGGCCTAGTGCAGAACTAGCCGTGATGAGCGGTAATAGTGCTGCCAAAGTATTGATGCAAATCGAAAAGGCATCCATGGAGAAATCTGGAAAGAAATTAAGCGAAGAAGAGGAAAAAGAACTTTTCGCCAAAACAAAAGATCGCTACGACGATCAAGTATCGCCTTACTACGCCGCCGCAAGAATCTGGACAGATGCTGTTATAGACCCAATAGATACCAGAAAATGGATTTCTATGGGTATCGAGGCAGCTAATCATGCACCTATTACTAAGGACTTTAATCTTGGGGTGATACAGACGTGA
- a CDS encoding cytochrome-c peroxidase — protein sequence MTILKNFNKFLYIASCAIFLVSCKPSSNEDQGYTEIDKLRDRYSQPNTKLWPDPELDSLIDRKEFRDLGLLPKIKYPINNPFSLAKRELGKMLFFDPRLSESGQIACASCHNPELAWTDNLTRSFGHERRTGKRNAMTIMNSAYAHDLFWDGRATSLEDQARFPIPDKVEMNSNLDIAVENIKAIEGYQPLFHDAYGDEEITIDHILNAIATFERTIKSSKSKFDRFIQGNKELYTDQEVHGLHLFRTKARCINCHNSPYFSDNKFHNDGQHLFGTRDEDLGRYYVTNDLEDLGKFRTPSLREVARTGPWFHHGHFPTMVDVLEFYNTGNPAPIQDRYVGVGRDSLIPKPSPLLKPINLTREEIDAVIAFMETLSSKTQRVNVRNIPQ from the coding sequence TTGACGATTCTCAAAAACTTCAATAAATTCTTATATATCGCTTCTTGCGCTATTTTTTTAGTCAGTTGTAAACCATCTTCAAACGAAGATCAAGGATACACTGAAATTGATAAGCTCAGGGATCGATACAGCCAGCCCAATACCAAACTCTGGCCGGATCCAGAGCTAGATTCATTAATTGATAGGAAAGAGTTCAGGGACCTGGGCTTGCTACCTAAAATTAAGTATCCCATCAACAACCCATTTTCACTAGCAAAACGAGAATTGGGGAAAATGCTATTTTTTGACCCAAGACTTTCAGAATCTGGACAGATTGCCTGTGCATCGTGTCATAATCCCGAACTTGCATGGACTGATAACTTAACTAGATCGTTTGGACATGAGCGTCGAACAGGCAAGCGCAATGCTATGACCATAATGAATAGTGCATATGCTCATGACCTTTTCTGGGATGGTAGAGCTACCAGCCTTGAGGATCAAGCTCGTTTCCCCATTCCTGATAAAGTTGAAATGAATTCTAATTTAGACATAGCTGTAGAAAATATTAAAGCAATTGAGGGATATCAACCACTCTTTCACGATGCCTATGGAGATGAAGAAATTACTATTGATCATATTCTCAATGCCATAGCCACCTTTGAGCGCACCATCAAGAGCTCAAAAAGTAAGTTTGATAGATTCATTCAAGGGAATAAGGAACTTTATACAGATCAAGAAGTTCATGGTTTACACCTTTTCAGAACTAAAGCGCGATGTATAAATTGCCACAATTCACCCTACTTCAGTGATAATAAATTTCATAATGACGGTCAACATCTTTTTGGAACTAGGGATGAGGATCTAGGTCGATATTATGTAACAAACGATCTAGAAGATCTAGGAAAATTCAGGACACCTTCTCTGCGTGAAGTAGCTCGTACGGGACCATGGTTTCATCATGGTCATTTTCCTACCATGGTGGACGTTTTAGAATTTTACAATACAGGTAATCCTGCACCCATCCAAGATCGGTATGTAGGTGTAGGCCGTGATTCTCTAATACCAAAACCGTCTCCCTTGTTGAAACCCATAAATCTTACCAGAGAAGAGATAGACGCTGTTATTGCCTTCATGGAAACTTTGTCCTCTAAAACACAACGAGTTAACGTTAGAAATATACCGCAATGA
- the pyrF gene encoding orotidine-5'-phosphate decarboxylase, translating to MKSKELTKQIQEKKSFLCVGLDVDLDKIPPHLLQEEDPLFAFANAIIDATHDLCVAYKPNTAFFEAYGVKGWRSLEKTINYLNENYPNHFTIADAKRGDIGNTSTRYAKAFFEDLNFDSVTIAPYMGKDSVEPFLEFENKFAILLALTSNAGAFDFQTLTSENKPLYQKVLETASQYKNSDRLMYVVGATKAEYLKEIRQIVPDSFLLVPGVGAQGGSLEEVFKYGANDKVGLLVNSSRGILYASQKEDFAEAARSKAQELQEQMATLLSV from the coding sequence ATGAAGTCAAAAGAACTTACAAAACAGATTCAAGAAAAAAAATCCTTTCTATGTGTAGGTCTTGACGTGGATTTGGATAAGATCCCACCACATCTGTTGCAGGAAGAGGATCCTTTGTTCGCTTTCGCGAACGCGATAATAGATGCAACCCACGACCTATGCGTAGCCTATAAACCCAACACTGCATTCTTTGAAGCTTATGGAGTCAAAGGCTGGAGATCACTGGAAAAAACCATTAACTATCTTAACGAAAACTACCCCAACCACTTCACAATCGCAGATGCCAAACGCGGCGATATAGGCAATACCTCAACGCGATATGCCAAAGCTTTTTTTGAGGATCTCAACTTTGACAGCGTTACCATTGCGCCTTATATGGGAAAAGATAGTGTCGAACCATTTCTGGAATTTGAAAACAAGTTTGCGATACTTCTGGCACTTACTTCTAACGCAGGAGCTTTTGATTTTCAAACGCTTACATCAGAGAATAAACCGCTATATCAAAAGGTTTTAGAAACGGCTTCTCAATACAAAAACAGCGACCGATTAATGTACGTAGTTGGTGCTACCAAAGCAGAATACCTTAAAGAAATACGACAAATCGTACCAGATTCATTCCTGCTCGTGCCTGGTGTAGGTGCTCAAGGTGGCAGTCTTGAAGAAGTTTTCAAATATGGAGCAAACGACAAAGTTGGATTATTGGTAAATTCCTCTAGAGGAATATTGTACGCTTCCCAAAAAGAAGATTTTGCTGAAGCTGCTCGCTCTAAGGCACAGGAATTACAGGAGCAAATGGCCACACTCCTATCGGTCTAA
- a CDS encoding peptide-methionine (S)-S-oxide reductase, which translates to MIQIIGLGGGCHWCTEAVFQQLEGVSNVRQGYIKSLAPHDTWSEAILVDVDLAVISLEKLIDIHLETHSSTVNHQRRSEYRSAVYVMEDNQMKRVEVVMSSLSRKRDKNYITQILKFVEFKASRSSIQDYYRTRPDAPFCKRYIEPKLEILKKLEE; encoded by the coding sequence ATTATACAAATCATAGGTCTTGGTGGTGGCTGCCATTGGTGCACAGAAGCAGTTTTTCAGCAACTTGAAGGCGTTTCAAATGTTCGTCAGGGTTATATAAAAAGTCTCGCACCACATGATACTTGGAGCGAGGCTATTCTCGTAGATGTAGATCTAGCAGTAATCTCGTTAGAGAAATTAATAGACATACATTTAGAAACCCATTCCTCAACGGTAAACCATCAGAGGCGTTCAGAATATCGCAGCGCAGTTTACGTGATGGAAGATAATCAGATGAAAAGGGTAGAGGTTGTAATGAGCTCGCTTTCGCGAAAGCGAGATAAAAACTACATCACGCAAATTTTAAAGTTTGTGGAATTTAAAGCGTCGAGATCATCCATTCAAGATTATTATCGAACCAGACCTGATGCTCCATTTTGTAAGAGATACATCGAGCCTAAGCTGGAAATCCTCAAAAAACTTGAGGAATAA
- a CDS encoding SIMPL domain-containing protein encodes MKNSVTAIIFAIAIVIASIVLGHAVINRNQKQGTIEVTGLGSQDFVSDLIVWEGRFTASSTVLSDAYAKLADNKNTIESYLKNKGLSSDMLVFSAVNTSEKTNPIYGANGNYQGTNFVGYELSQTISVQSTDVEKIEKISREVTELLNQGVQFYSQSPRYYFTKLADLKIEMISKATEDARIRAEQIAKNSGGSLGDLESADMGVFQITGQNSSEDYSWGGTYNTSSKEKTASITMKLVYEAE; translated from the coding sequence ATGAAAAATTCGGTTACCGCTATCATTTTTGCCATCGCCATCGTTATTGCTTCCATCGTATTGGGACATGCAGTGATCAATCGCAATCAAAAACAAGGAACTATTGAAGTGACTGGATTGGGAAGTCAGGATTTCGTATCTGATCTCATCGTTTGGGAAGGTCGCTTTACGGCAAGTAGTACCGTGTTGAGTGATGCTTATGCAAAACTTGCCGATAATAAGAATACCATAGAGAGCTACTTGAAAAACAAAGGGCTTTCTAGCGATATGCTGGTTTTTAGCGCGGTAAATACTTCTGAAAAAACGAACCCTATCTATGGAGCCAATGGTAATTATCAGGGAACCAATTTTGTGGGCTACGAATTGTCGCAAACGATAAGCGTTCAATCTACAGACGTTGAAAAAATCGAAAAGATTTCACGTGAGGTGACTGAGTTACTTAATCAAGGTGTTCAGTTCTACTCGCAATCACCTCGCTATTATTTTACAAAACTCGCAGATCTTAAAATCGAAATGATCTCTAAAGCCACAGAAGATGCCCGCATTAGAGCTGAGCAAATCGCAAAAAACTCTGGTGGATCCCTAGGTGATCTGGAATCTGCAGATATGGGCGTGTTTCAGATTACAGGCCAGAATAGTTCTGAAGATTATTCTTGGGGCGGCACCTACAACACCAGCTCAAAGGAAAAGACGGCATCCATTACCATGAAACTGGTTTATGAAGCAGAGTAG
- a CDS encoding M23 family metallopeptidase, whose amino-acid sequence MRYLIPFIFFFTNFLMGQDLNVSSGAIAVEDGYDYLVTNREPFPITVLLKFKLKNLETSRDDLEFTIPPESKDLKVLELRMKRPAAYGYSASASYIPGDQSTQPDDYAYQLPYARNSSYRVSQGYDGKSTHRGKYAIDFSMPEETPIHASRGGIVLEVVASNSKGCAQPECLDYGNHIRILHKDGTIGEYTHLRFGGSLVAKGDLVEPNQHIGYSGNTGWSTGPHLHFAVFKPSFNSRSYTIPVRFRLDNVTIVDQLEEQQYYRKP is encoded by the coding sequence ATGAGATACTTGATACCCTTTATTTTCTTTTTCACCAATTTCCTAATGGGTCAGGATCTAAACGTTTCCAGCGGTGCCATTGCGGTTGAAGATGGCTATGATTATCTGGTGACAAACCGGGAACCTTTCCCTATCACGGTTCTGCTCAAATTCAAATTGAAGAATTTAGAAACCAGTAGAGATGATCTCGAGTTTACTATTCCGCCAGAGAGTAAAGATTTAAAGGTCCTAGAGTTACGTATGAAACGCCCGGCGGCTTACGGTTATAGTGCTAGCGCCTCTTACATTCCAGGTGATCAATCAACGCAACCTGATGACTATGCTTATCAATTGCCTTATGCGCGCAATAGTTCGTATCGCGTTTCGCAGGGTTATGATGGTAAAAGCACCCATCGCGGTAAGTATGCCATTGATTTTTCAATGCCTGAAGAAACACCAATTCACGCCTCTCGAGGTGGCATCGTTCTAGAGGTTGTTGCCTCTAATAGCAAAGGATGTGCCCAGCCAGAATGCCTTGACTATGGCAACCACATACGCATATTGCATAAGGATGGAACCATTGGAGAATATACTCATCTAAGATTTGGCGGTTCACTAGTGGCCAAAGGAGATCTCGTGGAGCCCAACCAGCACATAGGTTACAGCGGCAATACGGGATGGTCCACAGGTCCTCATTTACATTTTGCCGTTTTCAAGCCTAGCTTCAACAGCCGCAGCTATACGATTCCCGTCCGGTTTAGGTTGGACAATGTGACGATTGTGGATCAACTTGAGGAGCAACAATACTACCGCAAACCGTGA